The window TATCAATGGTACTGCTTACAATCTGGACAATATACGTGAAATGGTCATTGGTTCATTTGGATGGCAACCGGACCAGGACATTACTTTTGTTGTAAAAAGAGATGGTAAAGAAATTACCTTAAAAGGCAACACAAAAACACCAATGGCTGAAGCAACTTCAATTGTCGAGGATATAAAAGCCTCAGAAAAGCAAATAACCCTTCGCAATGCGTGGATGAAAAACTAAATATCAGAAATACAGTTCTAAAAAAGAGGCCGAACTACCTGAGTTCGGCCTCTTTTTTTCTTACACACTTGGTTAAACCAAAACTACCTGAGCATCCGAAGGTAGTTTATTTATAATCTTACTCTTCTCATTAAGTCCCAGTGCTTTTCTCAGCCCGGCTTTCTTTTCCTCAGTAATGGCCACTATGTCTATTTGATATGTTTCTACCGCCTCTACAATGGCATCGTATTTATTCCTGTAGCAAGAATCGGTAATAATCGTAAATTCAGGCAGGTAGCTATATTCTTTCAGCAGTCCTTTCTTCAAAGGCATTAACACTTCCAGCGCATCATCCTCAAAAGTATCTTTCAAAGCTGAGATCATTAATTCTGCAGGCCTCTCTTTACATCTGGACACATAGAGCAATACGACATTCAAAGCTTCATTTCTATACCTGTCTACAGTATTTTTCAGGTCAGCTATCGTTATTTTTTTATCTGTTATCGGTATCAGTACGTTTTTCATTCTTTTTCGTTTTAATGGATATAAAAATTGGAAAATGCGAAGAGGATGACCCCCTACTGCCCCCTCTTCGCCATTGTAATTAATAAACTGCCGTTTTATTAATTATACTAACTAACCAACTAACTATATTAAATTTATGCACTCTTCTTGTAATTCCCTACCAATCTCTTGTGAGGCACTTCCAGTTTTGGTTTCTGCTTTATTTCTCCATTCTTACCAAACTCAGGAATGTCTTTAAAATGAACTTTAATATTCTTTTCGTGTGCCGTATTCTTAAAATTATATATCACTTCCAATGCGTCATAATCTATCTCTTTAGTTCTCGATCCGTCGACCAAAACCTCCCTGTTTTCCGGCAAGTGCTCAAATGTAAGCTGTAAGCTTGCTTTGTTCAGGAAAGAGACATGCTCACTGAGCTCAATCCTAATAAGCGGTTCTTTTTCTTTTTCTTTTTCTTCTTTCACTTCCTTAAAGAAATAAGGCACTTTATAATTAGCTCTTAATACGTAGAAGATCCCAACCGACATCCCTATCAAGATCCCGACCAGCAGATCCGTAAACAAAATACATGTCACCGTCACAAAGAAAGGGATAAACCTGTCTTTTCCTAATAAGAACTGTGCCTTATACAATGACGGTTTAGTAAGCTTAAACCCTACCATGATAAGAATAGCAGCCAGCGCAGATAAAGGAATCATATTCATAACCATAGGGAAAATAGCAACAGCCACCAACAATAAAATACCGTGATATACTGCTGACATTTTGGTTCTCGCTCCGGAATCAAGGTTTGCTGAACTTCTAACAATTACGGCTGTAATTGGCAAACCACCGATTAAACCTGAAACTATATTACCAACCCCTTGTGCTTTAAGTTCTGCATTCTGTGGTGTCCTTCTTTTTAATGGATCAAGCTTATCAATAGCTTCAACACTTAATAGTGTTTCTAAACTCGCTACAATGGCTAGTGTAAACGCCGTTACATAAACAGCAGGATTTGTCAATATCGCAAAGCTTGGCGTTGTAAATACCTCCTTAACCGATTCCATCTCTGAAATTATAGGAAGGCTTACCAGGTGAATAGGATCGATGGCTAAATTAGGGGCTAATAATCCGAACAACTGATTGATAACAATAGCCATAACCACTACCAAAACCCCTGCCGGTATTCTTTTTAAGAATCCATTATTTTTAATTATTGGTCTATCCCAGAATATCATCAGCAATAGCGAGAAAATACCAATTAACAAACTTCCAACTTCCATATGTGTGAAAGCCGCAAAGAAATCAGAAAATGTATTACTACCATCTGATTGTAAAAACTTCATTTCTCCGAATGCATCAGCTGTAAAACCGATTAAATAAGGAAACTGTTTTAAGATTAAAATAAGTCCGATAGCTGCTAACATTCCTTTAATTACCGATGAAGGAAAATACAGTCCTATTATACCTGCCTTAAGAAAACCTAATGCCAGCTGAATAACGCCGGCCAAAACCACAGCCATTAAAAAAGCTTCATAGCTACCAAGACTATCTACTGCATTTAATACAATAACCACTAATCCTGCAGCAGGACCACTCACACTCAGGCTCGATTTACTCAACAACCCGATAACAATACCTCCTACGATACCGGAAATTAATCCGGCAAACAAAGGAGCTCCAGATGCTAATGCAATTCCCAAACACAATGGGAGTGCTACCAAGAAAACAACAATACTCGACGGAATGTCGTACTTAGCTGCCTTTACATAGGTTCCAAAAAGATTCTTCATAGTTTATTTTATTTATTCGCGTTCAAAATGTGGCATAACAAGCAGTATTTGTACTTAAAACAATGATATAGCTCGTTTTGAACGGCAAGAATAGACCGAAGAATTAAGAAGTGGTTAAAAAAGAGATTAGAGCGGGATTAGAAATTTATTTCCTCACTATAATATGCTGATTCTGATGCGGTAAGACAACCTCAACCCTGGTACCTGTATTTACTTCTGAAGTAATATGTAATTGTCCGCTATGAAGTTTTATAATTCTGTAAGTAAGCGGCAACCCTACTCCAAAACCCTTTACCCCCCTAACGTTGGATGCCCTGAAAAAGGGTTCGAAAATATTTTTGAGTTCATCCGGGGGAATCCCAACCCCTTCATCTATAATGGTTACAACGACATTCTCGCCTCTGGCCGAAATTTTAATCACGACCCCTTTATTCATAGAGAATTTAGCGGCATTGTCTATAATATTATTAAAAGCTACACTCAACAAGCTTTTATTGCCCTGCACTACCAGGTCGTCAGGATCTGAGGGAAGCTCCGAGAAGTCAAAATTTATTTTACTTTCCGGATGAATATTATCAAAGTCCCTTTGTACCCCTATAACAAGTTCATCTATTCTGACAGCTTCAATGATCAACCCTTTATCGTCAAACTCGGTTTGTGCAAGTTTCAACAAACCATTCACCAGTATATCCAGACGAATAGCCTCCTTCTCAACCTTGATCAGGGAATTCTTATATTCCTCTCCCGACCTGTCGCGGTTAAGGGTGATCTCTATTTCTCCCAGGATGGCCGTCAACGGGTTCTTAAACTCATGGGATGCACTGCTGATAAAATTACTTTGCAGATCGAAGGATGTTTCCAGCCGGTCGAGCATATTGTTAAAGGTAGATGCCAACTGCCCCATTTCATCTTTACTGTCATTTTCCTCTAACCGCATGTGCAGGTTCGTTGCCGTAATCTTATTCACCTTACGGATCATTTCAGATATGGGATTAATGACTTTGGATGCATAGTACCTGCCAAACAAATAGGTAAGTAAAATACCTATCATGAAGCATATAGCCAGCGTTTTACGCAAATTGGTCAGTTTCGCCTCTCCGTAAATATCCTTGGCGCTCAAGACGATCAAAAAATGTGCGCCCTTGTATTTCCTTAACAGGGCATAATAAAAGACCTCATTGGGGTGATAATGATATTGTGCAAAACCTTTTTCAATAGCCCGCCTATAAAAAGAATCATCCAGATCGAATGTGTTCTTGTCGATTAACCGCTTGCCAATTACATCGACTTTTAATACCGTTTCTTTTTCTTCCGGCAATATTTGTAAATGTTTAAGTCTGATCTCGTTGTAAATGGTAGCGTTTAGTTCATCTTCCTCAAACAAAAACTGCGAAGCTATGGTAGCTCGTTTACTCAATCGCAGATAAAATTCATTATGAGTATATTTTTGCGCAAAGAAGTATATCAGTATAAACACACTAATAAGCAACAAGCTGGTAAGCATCGTAAAGTTTCGTGTTATTCTATCGCGAACCTTCATAATCTTCTTTCATTATATACCCCATACCAATAACGGTATGTATCAGTTTAGACCTAAAGCCTTTTTCTATTTTATTACGCAAATAATTTACGTACACGTCCACCACATTGGTTCCCATATTAAAACCTATATCCCAAACACTTTCCAGTATATCGATACGTGACAGCACCCGCCCTTTATTTGTCATAAAATATTCAAGCAAGCGATATTCGGTGGAGGTAAGTTTTATCTCCCTGTCTTCCCGTTTAACCGTTTTGGCATCCAGATCTAGCTCAAGGTCCGAAATAGTAAGTACCTGATCTGTTTCGGCCGAAAGATTTTTTCTTCTCGATAAAGCCCTCAACCTCGCCAGCAATTCTTTAAACTTAAATGGCTTTACCAGATAATCATCAGCTCCGGCATCTAAACCGGTAACAATATTTTCGGTTGTTCCCAACGCCGTTAACATTACAACCGGAACTTCGACAAAACCCATTTTGCGGATTTCTTTAACCACCTCCAGGCCATTAACTCCAGGCAGGATAATATCGAGTACCGCCGCATCTATTTTCTTTTGTTTTAACAACGCCAAACCCGTAGTACCGTCATATGCCAGAAAAACGTTATAGCCTTCTTCCTCCAATCCTTTTTTTATAAAGGCAGCCACGTTTTGTTCGTCTTCAACTACTAAAATGTTTTTCATATGCTACACGTCGGTTATTCTCAGGGCAATTTAATATTAAAATGCAGAATTAGACAAAAATAGTTTTTATAGCTGTGTACTTTTCTGAAGATTTCTAATATTTTTGTCGCAAGACACCGAATTAAGAAATATTTAAGAACCTAACAACAGCTTGTTGAAACTATAAAACAATGAAAAAGATATTCGCACCTGTTTTTGCAGCCATTCTACTGGGGGCATGCGGCAAAGAAAAGACCAACCTGCATATAACCGGTAACATAGAAGGCCTGAAAAAAGGAACCCTGTATTTGCAGAAAATAGACAGCAGTACATTTGTAAAGATAGACTCCATGGTTATAGACGGCGATGCACATTTTAAATTTAACACCTATATCGAAAGCCCTGAAATGATATATCTATCGCTTGAAAAAGCTGACGGGATTGCGAACAATGATTTGCTGGAGGTCTTCGCCGAACCGGGAGAAATGACGATCAATACCACCCGTAATTATTTTATTGCCGAAGCAAAAGTTGAAGGATCCGAATCGCATAACAAGTTGATTGAGTACAAAAAAATGATCTCCAAATTCACCGATCTAAACCTCAATTACTTAAAAGAAAGCCTCAATGCCAGTAAGAAAGGTGACTCCGTTACCTTTGACTCTCTGCAAGACCTTTCGGAAAAGAATGCCAAAAGAAGATATTTGTACACATTAAATTTTATTCTTAACAATAAAGACTCGTACCTGGCACCATATCTGGCGCTTACTGAGACATACAACGCCCGTTTAAAATATTTAGACTCTATCAACAACACCCTTACAGAAAGAGTGTCCAATTCTAAGTATGGGAAAGAGTTAGACGATTATATTAAAACCATCCGAGAGCAGGAAAAACAAAACGATAGCATACAAGAGTAAAGACCTCAGAGTAAGCTCGCAAGGCATTAAAATGGGGAAATCGCAAAACGTTCCGACGCAAATCCAATAAAATTCCTGTAGGAACATTTTACAAGGGCAAGTCCAATGAAATTCCTGTAGGAACATTTCACAAGGATAAACGTCGGAGCATTTAAATCTCGATGATCGAGTAAATTTATTCAATACAAAGAAATTGGAAAAAGAAAAAACAGCAGTTTATAAACAGGTGACTCTCTTCCGCACACCGGATTATACTGCGAAGCTACACATTCAATACGCTCTAAATTAATTTCTATTACATAGAAAAT of the Zhouia spongiae genome contains:
- a CDS encoding SulP family inorganic anion transporter, whose amino-acid sequence is MKNLFGTYVKAAKYDIPSSIVVFLVALPLCLGIALASGAPLFAGLISGIVGGIVIGLLSKSSLSVSGPAAGLVVIVLNAVDSLGSYEAFLMAVVLAGVIQLALGFLKAGIIGLYFPSSVIKGMLAAIGLILILKQFPYLIGFTADAFGEMKFLQSDGSNTFSDFFAAFTHMEVGSLLIGIFSLLLMIFWDRPIIKNNGFLKRIPAGVLVVVMAIVINQLFGLLAPNLAIDPIHLVSLPIISEMESVKEVFTTPSFAILTNPAVYVTAFTLAIVASLETLLSVEAIDKLDPLKRRTPQNAELKAQGVGNIVSGLIGGLPITAVIVRSSANLDSGARTKMSAVYHGILLLVAVAIFPMVMNMIPLSALAAILIMVGFKLTKPSLYKAQFLLGKDRFIPFFVTVTCILFTDLLVGILIGMSVGIFYVLRANYKVPYFFKEVKEEKEKEKEPLIRIELSEHVSFLNKASLQLTFEHLPENREVLVDGSRTKEIDYDALEVIYNFKNTAHEKNIKVHFKDIPEFGKNGEIKQKPKLEVPHKRLVGNYKKSA
- a CDS encoding sensor histidine kinase; the protein is MKVRDRITRNFTMLTSLLLISVFILIYFFAQKYTHNEFYLRLSKRATIASQFLFEEDELNATIYNEIRLKHLQILPEEKETVLKVDVIGKRLIDKNTFDLDDSFYRRAIEKGFAQYHYHPNEVFYYALLRKYKGAHFLIVLSAKDIYGEAKLTNLRKTLAICFMIGILLTYLFGRYYASKVINPISEMIRKVNKITATNLHMRLEENDSKDEMGQLASTFNNMLDRLETSFDLQSNFISSASHEFKNPLTAILGEIEITLNRDRSGEEYKNSLIKVEKEAIRLDILVNGLLKLAQTEFDDKGLIIEAVRIDELVIGVQRDFDNIHPESKINFDFSELPSDPDDLVVQGNKSLLSVAFNNIIDNAAKFSMNKGVVIKISARGENVVVTIIDEGVGIPPDELKNIFEPFFRASNVRGVKGFGVGLPLTYRIIKLHSGQLHITSEVNTGTRVEVVLPHQNQHIIVRK
- a CDS encoding response regulator transcription factor — encoded protein: MKNILVVEDEQNVAAFIKKGLEEEGYNVFLAYDGTTGLALLKQKKIDAAVLDIILPGVNGLEVVKEIRKMGFVEVPVVMLTALGTTENIVTGLDAGADDYLVKPFKFKELLARLRALSRRKNLSAETDQVLTISDLELDLDAKTVKREDREIKLTSTEYRLLEYFMTNKGRVLSRIDILESVWDIGFNMGTNVVDVYVNYLRNKIEKGFRSKLIHTVIGMGYIMKEDYEGSR
- a CDS encoding DUF4369 domain-containing protein translates to MKKIFAPVFAAILLGACGKEKTNLHITGNIEGLKKGTLYLQKIDSSTFVKIDSMVIDGDAHFKFNTYIESPEMIYLSLEKADGIANNDLLEVFAEPGEMTINTTRNYFIAEAKVEGSESHNKLIEYKKMISKFTDLNLNYLKESLNASKKGDSVTFDSLQDLSEKNAKRRYLYTLNFILNNKDSYLAPYLALTETYNARLKYLDSINNTLTERVSNSKYGKELDDYIKTIREQEKQNDSIQE